From Eriocheir sinensis breed Jianghai 21 chromosome 37, ASM2467909v1, whole genome shotgun sequence, one genomic window encodes:
- the LOC127008372 gene encoding geranylgeranyl transferase type-2 subunit beta-like, whose product MGTHPKDVEITDEHPKSLLLQKHADYILSYTKKKEDYEYTMTEHFRMSGMYWGLTAMDILGQLDKMSRSEVIQFIHQCQDVESGGFSASLGHDPHMLFTLSAVQILVMLEATEEISVEGVVRYVSGLQNSDGSFSGDKWGEVDTRFSFCAVACLSLLKRLDALNLDKAVEFVMHCQNVDGGFGTRPGSESHAGQIYCCLGLLSITGQLHQVNGDLLGWWLCERQLPSGGLNGRPEKLPDVCYSWWVLASLTMLGRLHWINDTKMRLFIMATQDPETGGFTDRPGDMVDLYHTLFGLAGLSLLGETGLKEVNPVFCMPQYIMNRLGITVQIVAA is encoded by the exons ATG GGGACTCACCCAAAGGACGTGGAGATCACCGACGAGCACCCCAAGAGCCTCCTGCTGCAAAAACATGCCGACTACATCCTCAGCTACACCAAGAAGAAGGAGGACTAT GAGTACACCATGACCGAGCACTTCCGCATGTCCGGGATGTACTGGGGCCTCACCGCTATGGACATATTGGGGCAGCTGGACAAGATGAGCCGCAGCGAGGTGATCCAGTTCATCCACCAGTGCCAGGATGTGGAGTCCGGGGGCTTCTCGGCGAGCCTGGGACATGACCCTCACATGCTCTTCACCCTCAGTGCTGTGCAG ATCCTGGTGATGCTGGAGGCGACAGAGGAGATCAGCGTGGAGGGCGTGGTGAGGTACGTCAGTGGCCTCCAGAACAGCGATGGGTCCTTCTCAGGGGACAAGTGGGGGGAGGTGGACACCCGCTTCTCCTTCTGCGCTGTGGCCTGCCTGTCGCTGCTG AAACGGCTGGACGCTCTCAACCTGGACAAGGCGGTGGAGTTCGTGATGCACTGCCAAAACGTGGACGGAGGCTTCGGCACGCGCCCGGGATCTGAGAGTCATGCCGGACAGATCTACTGCTGTCTAGGCCTTCTCTCCATCACTG GTCAGCTGCACCAAGTGAACGGCGACTTGCTGGGCTGGTGGCTGTGTGAGCGCCAACTTCCCTCCGGCGGACTCAATGGGCGACCTGAAAAGCTGCCGGACGTGTGCTACTCCTGGTGGGTGCTGGCCTCCCTCACCATGCTGGGACGCCTGCACTGGATCAACGACACCAAGATGCGGCTCTTCATCATGGCCACGCAG GACCCTGAGACTGGGGGCTTCACGGACCGGCCCGGGGACATGGTGGACCTCTACCACACACTCTTCGGGCTTGCCGGCCTGTCACTGCTGGGGGAGACGGGGCTGAAGGAGGTCAACCCTGTGTTCTGCATGCCCCAGTACATCATGAACCGCCTCGGCATCACTGTTCAGATCGTTGCGGCGTGA
- the LOC127008373 gene encoding probable 28S ribosomal protein S16, mitochondrial gives MFPASGGFKAAPRATKIIRFALHGCTNRPFYHIVVMTKKSPRQGHVIEQVGSYDLMPNVHGEKLVALNTERITHWIGEGAQITDGVAQLLGMSGLLPIHPSFYMRAWRNRRKASAEEQAQEGS, from the exons ATGTTCCCTGCCTCCGGGGGTTTTAAGGCGGCGCCCAGGGCTACCAAGATCATTAGGTTTGCCTTGCACGGCTGCACCAACAGGCCCTTCTATCACATCGTTGTAATGACG AAGAAAAGTCCTCGTCAGGGCCATGTTATAGAGCAGGTGGGCTCCTACGACCTGATGCCGAATGTCCACGGCGAGAAGCTGGTGGCCCTCAACACTGAACGTATCACCCACTGGATCGGCGAGGGGGCGCAGATCACTGACGGTGTTGCTCAGCTGCTGG GTATGTCTGGGctgctccccatccacccttCCTTCTACATGAGGGCCTGGCGCAACAGACGCAAGGCCAGCGCTGAGGAGCAGGCTCAAGAAGGTTCATAA